One genomic window of Erinaceus europaeus chromosome 7, mEriEur2.1, whole genome shotgun sequence includes the following:
- the LOC103109256 gene encoding gametocyte-specific factor 1-like yields the protein MDPEVLEVCPYDPNHRMPASRLQYHLASCKKKNPKIAKKMANCKYNACHVVPIKRLKEHEANCVNRTAVDDEPFNLPKVTPPSSELNEQSTNTTSEVPDHDAWNIDNLHHCPSFVLKTFAPKMLVCESDLRDIKKETMDDKFPSNDKYWRKAQGPEVSVAGTQARVEGDCEESVSLPRAFSPPPPPFLARLLGLPLTQGCFVPSTPCRPQLPSELTPSPPPAPSP from the exons ATGGATCCAGAAGTTTTAGAAGTATGTCCTTATGACCCAAACCACAGGATGCCAGCCAGCAGATTACAGTACCACCTGGCATCATGTAAAAAG AAAAATCCAAAGATAGCTAAAAAGATGGCTAACTGCAAATACAATGCTTGTCATGTGGTTCCAATCAAAAGACTCAAGGAACATGAGGCTAATTGTGTCAACAGAACTGCTGTAGATGATG AGCCATTTAATCTCCCAAAGGTTACTCCTCCAAGCTCAGAACTGAATGAACAATCTACTAATACTACCAGTGAGGTTCCTGACCATGATGCCTGGAACATAG ATAACTTACATCATTGTCCTTCATTTGTTCTTAAGACATTTGCTCCAAAAATGCTGGTTTGTGAAAG TGACCTGAGGGACATTAAAAAAGAGACTATGGATGACAAATTTCCTAGCAATGATAAATACTGGAGAAAAG CTCAGGGGCCGGAAGTGAGCGTTGCCGGGACGCAGGCGCGGGTTGAAGGCGACTGTGAGGAGAGCGTGTCTCTACCGAG AGCCTttagcccacccccacccccgttctTGGCGCGGTTGTTGGGGCTCCCGCTGACTCAGGGCTGCTTCGTCCCTTCGACGCCCTGCCGGCCCCAGCTTCCTTCAGAGTTAACCCCCTCCCCGCCTCCTGCGCCCTCGccctga
- the GTSF1 gene encoding gametocyte-specific factor 1, with translation MEETYIDSLDPEKLLQCPYDKNHQIRACRFPYHLIKCRKNHPDVANKLATCPFNARHQVPRAEISHHISSCDDKSCIEQDVVNQTRNLGQETLTESTWQCPPCDEDWDKDLWEQTSTPFVWGTANYCGNNSPASNIVMEHKSNLASGMRVPKSLPYVLPWKNNGNAQ, from the exons ATGGAAGAAACTTACA tcGATTCCCTGGACCCTGAAAAGCTGTTACAATGCCCCTATGATAAAAATCACCAGATCAGGGCCTGCAGGTTTCCTTATCATCTTATCAAGTGCAGAAAG AATCATCCTGATGTCGCAAACAAATTGGCTACTTGTCCCTTCAATGCTCGCCACCAGGTTCCTCGGGCTGAAATCAGTCATCATATCTCCAGCTGTGATGACAAAAGCTGTATTGAGCAGGATGTTG TCAACCAAACGAGGAACCTGGGACAAGAGACTCTGACTGAGAGCACATGGCAGTGCCCTCCTTGTGATGAAGACTGGGATAAAG ATTTGTGGGAACAGACCAGCACCCCATTTGTCTGGGGCACAGCCAACTACTGTGGCAACAACAG CCCTGCAAGCAACATAGTTATGGAACATAAGAGTAACCTGGCTTCAGGCATGCGAGTTCCCAAATCTCTGCCATATGTTCTGCCATGGAAAAACA ATGGAAATGCACAGTAA